Proteins encoded together in one Rana temporaria chromosome 6, aRanTem1.1, whole genome shotgun sequence window:
- the PECR gene encoding peroxisomal trans-2-enoyl-CoA reductase, whose amino-acid sequence MAARSVFLPGLFRDKVAIVTGGGTGIGKAIAGELLGLGCNVVIASRKLDRLKEAAKDLVSKISPTNPSAVTALQCNIRKEEEVESLVEATLKQYGRIDFLVNNGGGQFPSPSEAISAKGWNAVIDTNLTGTFYCCKAVYNAWMREHGGAIVNIVADMWKGFPGMSHTGAARAAVDNLTKSLAIEWAHSGVRINSVAPGTIFSPTAAENYESGVSMFKNYIPYIPAKRLGLPEEISPMVCFLLSPAASFISGETVKVDAGQSLYLSHWEVPDHNRWPEAPEGENAETLKKLLSSAPPSKL is encoded by the exons ATGGCTGCTCGCAGTGTGTTCCTCCCGGGGTTGTTCAGGGACAAGGTGGCCATAGTGACCGGAGGAGGCACCGGCATCGGGAAGGCCATCGCCGGCGAGCTGCTGGGACTGG GCTGTAATGTGGTGATCGCTTCCCGGAAACTGGACCGGCTAAaagaagccgccaaggatctggTCTCCAAAATCTCCCCGACAAACCCGTCCGCAGTGACTGCGCTTCAGTGTAACATCCGCAAAGAGGAAGAG GTGGAGTCTCTGGTTGAAGCTACATTGAAGCAATACGGTCGGATTGACTTCCTGGTGAACAACGGCGGCGGACAGTTCCCGTCTCCCAGCGAAGCGATATCCGCCAAAGGATGGAATGCGGTGATAGACACCAACCTGACCGGGACCTTCTACTGCTGCAAAGCCG TGTACAATGCCTGGATGAGGGAACACGGCGGAGCCATTGTGAATATTGTGGCAGACATGTGGAAGGGCTTTCCTGGAATGTC GCACACCGGAGCTGCCAGGGCCGCCGTGGACAATCTCACCAAAAGCCTGGCTATAGAATGGGCTCACAGTGGCGTCAGGATAAACTCAGTGGCTCCT ggaacAATCTTCTCACCGACGGCCGCAGAGAATTATGAGTCAGGGGTTTCTATGTTTAAGAACTACATCCCTTATATTCCAGCCAAGAGACTGGGACTGCCTGAAGAG atctcACCAATGGTGTGCTTCCTCCTCTCACCTGCCGCTTCCTTCATCAGCGGAGAGACTGTGAAGGTGGACGCCGGGCAAAGCCTCTATCTCTCTCACTGGGAAGTACCAG ATCACAACAGGTGGCCGGAGGCTCCAGAGGGAGAGAACGCCGAAACTTTGAAGAAACTTCTTTCCAGCGCCCCTCCTTCGAAGCTGTGA